The genomic region CCTTCAACCGCGTTTCCATCCTCAGCCGCCACCCGGTCAACCCCCGCACCTCCGCCGCGCCCACCGGCCCCGGCCGTGAACCCGTTGGGAGCCAGGCATGAGCAATCTGGAAGCCGTCCCGGAGGAAATGCTCTGCGGAGAGGAGGGGCAGCCTGCAGGCATCGAATTCCTTCCCCCGCGCGAAGTGCCCCTCGGCGGGCCACGCGCCATGCCGGTGCGACGCACCCTGCCACAGAAACAACGCAGCCTCATCGGTTCCTGGTGCTTTCTTGACCACTATGGCCCGGACCTCGTCTCCTCCTCGGGAGGCATGAAGGTGGCGCGACACCCACACACCGGACTGGCCACCGTCAGCTGGCTGTTCACCGGAGAGATCGAGCACCGCGATTCAGCAGGGTACACGGCCACCGTCCGCCCCGGGGAAGTGAACCTCATGGTCGCCGGCCGGGGGATCTCCCACCAGGAGCTGTCTACCCCGGATACAACCGTCCTGCACGGCGCGCAGCTGTGGTTTGCCTTGCCAGACTCCACGCGCCAGATGGCCCCCACGTTCGAGCACTATGCCCCTGAGCCGGTGCTCATTGGGAGCGCGGAACTCAAGGTCTTTCTGGGATCCTTGGCTGGCTCCACCTCCCCGGTGCAGACCTACACTCCGCCGCTGGTCGGGGCCGAGGCCACAATCCGCTCTGGCGAGGCCTTGGAACTGGATCTGGATCCGACCTTCGAGTACGGCATCCTGCTCGACACCGGAGACCTGATCCTCAACGGCTCAACCCTGCCCGTGGACCACCTCGCGTACCTGCCCCCGGGGCAGTCCCGCCTGGTCCTGGAAGCCCGGGACACCCCCGTGCGGGTGCTCATCCTGGGCGGCGAGCCTTTGGGGGAGCAGATCGTCATGTGGTGGAACTTCATCGGCCGGACGCACGAGGAAGTCGTCGCCTACCGGACAGCGTGGCAGGAAGAAATTGGCGCCGAACCCGCCGCCCCGCCGAGCGGCAGCACCTACCCCGACGGCGCTCCGTACCCCCGCTTCGGCCCTTTCCCGCAAGGAACACCCGCCCCACTGCCCGCACCCGTCCTGCCCAACGCCCAGTTGCGGCCCCGCGGCTAGTACACCGAACACAGGAGTCCCATGGAACAGGCGACAACCATCACCGTCCGGCACGCCGTCGACAAGCACTGCTACGAGCTCGTCGACGGGGAAACGGCTATCGGCAAGACCGAGTACGTGCCCGCCAGCGGGCCGGACGACAAGGAACGGATTTTCTACCACACCGAGGTCAGCGAGGCCTATGCCGGCAAAGGCCTCGCCACGGTCCTGGCCAAGCACGCCCTGGACGACACCATCGCCGCCGGGCTGACGATCATCCCCGTCTGCCCCTACATCAAAGGCTGGCTTCGCCGACACCCCGACTACCAGCAGCACACGGCACCGATCCTGCCGGAGCACCTGGCCGCCGTCGACCGCATCTTCACCCCGTAGGCACAAGCGCGACCCACCCGCTGTCAGCCGTGCAGCCGTTGTCGGTATCGCCTGGGGGTCTCGCCGGTGTCGTTGAGGAAGTGGCGGTTGAAGTTGGACAGGTTGGCGAAGCCGACTTCGTAGCAGATGTCAGAGATGGCCCTGTCGCTGTGCTCCAGCAGGCGGCGTGCGTGGGCAAGGCGCAGTTTGCGGACCAGATCGCTGAAGTTCTGGCCGGTGGAACGCTTGAAGTACTTTGAAAATGTTGGTTCGGTCATGCCCACCAGGGCAGCGGCTTCGGACATTTTGATGCTGCCGGCATGGTTGCTAAAGACATACTCGAGGACGATGTCGACGACGGCGGCGGCTTGGCCATTGAGCTGCGGTCTGAACCATTCCTCGGCCAGGTAATGCCGTTCCTCCTGCGGCGCCCGCGCAAGAAGGGTGAAGAGCTCCAGAAGGTGGTGCAGCCGCTCCAGCCCGTGTGATTCACCCATGGCTTCGATGGAGGCTGCGGCAGCCCTGGCGGTGCGGCCCGTGAACTCGATCCCGCGCGCAGACTGCTCCAGCAGGGGCTTGACCTCCTCCATCTCGGGGACGGTCAAGGCGGTTTGTTGGACCCACTTCCCGTCGAACTGGATGACGGCGTCCCGCTTCTTCAGCACTTCGCCGGGTTCGAGGTCGCTGACCCAGTCGTGGGGCAGCCCTGATCCAACCAGGGATACGTGGCCTGCCTCGAAGGTACCGATATGGTCACCGACGATGAATTTTCCGGTGCCCTTCCGGATGAGGTGGATCTCATATTCGGGGTGATAGTTCCACCGTGCCACCGGGCTGGGATAGTCGTGCTCGTGCCACCGGACCGAATGCTCCGGGTCGGGCGGGATGACTTCCCGGTTGGCGCGCATCCCCAGGAGCCTCTCGGCAAGCCTGGCCGTTGCTCCGTCATTCGCGTCCGCGGCAGTCATCGTGGTTCTCCGTACTGGATGGTTATGAAATATGGACAGCTCCCAAGGGGTCTTCCCCTAGATTAGTGCCCTTTCGCTCCCACGCACCGGAAAATTTGTATCAGAAATTGGCAACCACAGCGCTAGTTGTGCCCTGTCCCACAGGCCTAATCTTGAGGAACATCAGCGCGGCACATCGGATTCCCCGATGCGTTGCCTCGCTCCGGCCCGGTACTTCGACGCAGCTGTCGAGTGCAGTGGCTGTGCACCCTCATGAAGAACAAAGGAGTCCTTAAATGCGCCCAAAAATGCGCGCTGCCTCACTGGCCGCCGGAGCAGTTTGCTTGGTCCTGTCCGCTTCGGCCTGTTCCGGCGCCGGTGGGGGCACGGCTGCCGGTGATCAAAACAGCATCAACGTGCTGATGGTGAACAATCCCCAGATGGAAGATCTGCAGCGGCTGACTGCGGATAACTTCACCAAGGAAACCGGCATCAAGGTCAACTACACGATCCTCCCGGAGAACGACGTCCGGGCGAAGATCAGCCAGGAATTCTCCAGCCAGGCCGGCCAGTACGACGTGGCATCACTCTCGAACTACGAGATTCCTTTCTACTCTGAGAACAAGTGGCTCGCGCCCCTGGACAACGTATCCAAGGACGCCGAGTTCAACCAGGCAGATATTCTGCCCGCCTACACGGCTTCCCTGACGGGCACGGACGGCAAGCTTTACGGGGAGCCGTTCTACGGGGAGTCTTCCTTCCTGATGTACCGCAAGGACATCTTTGACGCCAAGGGCCTGACCATGCCGGAGAAGCCCACCTGGGATCAGGTGGCCGATCTTGCTGCAAAGGCTGATGGTGCGGCTCCCGGCATGAAGGGCATCTGCCTGCGTGGCCAGCCCGGCTGGGGCCAGGTTTTCGCCCCGCTGACCACCGTGGTTAACACCTTCGGCGGCACCTGGTTCGACAAGGACTGGAATGCCAAAGTCAACGCCCCCGAGTTCACCGAGGCGACCGAGTTCTACACCAAGCTTGTCCGCGAACACGGCGAGGCCGGGGCCGCCCAGGCTGGATTCACCGAGTGCCTGAACAACATGAGCCAGAGCAAGGTGGCCATGTGGTATGACGCCACGTCAGCTGCCGGCGCGCTGGAAGCCACCAGTTCCCCCGTGAAGGGCAAGATCGGCTATGCCCAGGCCCCAGTGAAGAACACGAAGTCCTCCGGCTGGCTGTGGACCTGGTCCTGGGGCGTCCAGGCTGCGTCCAAGAAGCAGGACGCTGCCGCGAAGTTCATCGCCTGGGCCAGTTCGAAGAAGTACGAGGAACTAGTTGCATCCAAGCTCGGCTGGGCGAAGGTTCCGTCCGGCAAGCGCATCTCCACGTACGAGAACGCTGAGTTCCAGAAGGCAGCCCCGTTCTTCAAGGCCGAACGCTCAGCCATAGAAAGCGCCGACCCGAAGAACCCTGGTGTGCAGGAACGACCCGTGGTCGGCATCCAGTTCGTCGGGATCCCCGAATTCGCTGACCTAGGCACCACGGTCTCCCAGGGTGTCAGCTCCGCCATCGCAGGCCAGGGTTCCGTGGCCGACGCACTGGCCAAGGGCCAGGACGCCGCTCAAAAAATCGGCGACAAGTACAAGAAGTAACCATCCACCAACCGGTTCCGTGGCCCGCCCCGGGCGGCCACGGAACCGCAGGAGACCATCATGACTACCGCAACAGCGCGCATCTCCCGTTCCGGGCACAGCGCAACCAAACCATCCAAGAACGCCAGATCCCGTGAACGCGCTCTGGCCTGGGCACGGCGTGCGCCGCTGCTGCCGGCCCTGATCTTCCTCATCATCGTCACGCAGTTGCCCTTCGTGGTGACCCTGATCATTTCGTTCCTGAACTGGAACAGCCTCCGCCCGGACCAGACCGGATTCGCCGGCCTGAGCAACTACGTCGAAGTCCTCACCAACGCCGACCTGCGCCAGGCCATCTTCACCACCATCATCCTCACCGTCTCCGTCGTCTTGGCAAGCCTGGTCATCGGCCTCGGCCTGGCACTGCTGCTGGACAAGAAGTTCATCGGGCGCGGCCTTGCCCGCACCCTGCTGATCGCGCCGTTCCTGGTGGTGCCGGTGGCCGCTGCCCTGATCTGGAAGCACGCACTGCTCAACCCGACGTACGGGCTGGTGAACGGCGTCCTGACCTGGATCTGGTCCCTGTTCGGCAGCGACACCCCGCCGCAGCCGGACCTCCTGTCCCAGGCGCCGCTGATGGCCGTCATCATCTCCCTGGTCTGGCAGTGGACGCCCTTCATGATGCTCATCCTGCTGGCCGGCCTGCAGTCCCGGCCGATGGACACCGTAGAAGCCGCCCAGATGGACGGTGCCACGTCCTGGGCTATTTTCCGGCACCTCACCCTGCCGCACCTGCGCCAGTACCTGGAACTCGGTGGCCTGCTCGGCGCGATCTACATCGTGCAGAACTTCGACGCCGTCTTCACCCTCACCTCCGGGGGCCTGGGAACAGCCAACCTGCCCTACGCCATCTACCAGACGTTCTACTTCGCCAACGAATACGGCCTGGCGTCCGCCGCCGGCGTCGTGGTGGTCATCGGCACCATCATCGTGGCGACCTTCGCCCTCCGCACCGTATTCTCGCTCTTCAAGAAGGAGGCAGCACGATGAGCACCCTCACCCCTGCCGCACCCCAAAGCACAACCCCCGGGCCGACCGCGCTCAACACGGGATCACGCCGCCGCGGCAAATCCCGCATGGATCCCACCCGCAACAACACCGCCGCAGGCATCGCGGCCTGGCTGCTGGCCCTGCTGTTCGCCGCCCCGGTCCTCTGGATGATCCTGACCTCCTTCCACTCGGAGACGGACGCAGCAACGAACCCACCGTCAGTGGCCGCGAACCTCACACTGGACGCCTATAAGGAGTTCTTTGGGGCCAGTTCCGGCGTCAGTCCCTGGCCTCCGCTGATCAACTCGGCAACCGCTTCTATTCTCTCCACCGTTTTGGTGCTGGTTCTGGCCATCCCGGCCGCCTACGCATTGTCCATCCGCCCGGTGAAGAAGTGGACCGACGTCATGTTCTTCTTCCTCTCCACGAAGATGATGCCCGTCGTGGCCGCAGTCCTGCCCCTGTTCCTCTTCGCAAAGACCGCCGGGGCCCTGGACAACATCTGGTTCCTGATCCTGATGTACACCTCCATGAACCTCCCCATTGCTGTCTGGATGATGCGCTCCTTCCTAGCGGAAGTACCGGTGGAAATGCTGGAGGCTTCACAGATCGACGGCGCCAGCCTGCTCCTTACCCTTCGCAAGATCATCGCCCCCGTCGCGATGCCCGGCATCGCCGCCACCGCCCTGATCTGCTTCATCTTCAGCTGGAACGAATTGCTCCTGGCCCGTGTCCTCACCGGCGTCATGGCCGGGACAGCACCGGTGTTCCTGACCGGCTTCGTCTCCAGCCAAGGCCTCTTCCTCGCGAAAGTCTGCGCGGCCGCCGTCGTGATCTCCCTGCCGGTGCTGTTCGCAGGTTTCGCCGCGCAGGACAAGCTCGTCCAGGGCCTCTCTCTCGGCGCCGTCAAGTAGCCAGCCACCCCCACTTCGATTCCTGGAGGAATGCTTCGATGACAACACCCACCGCACAGTCCCGCACCCACACGGACGCCGAACTGCCCGCCACCATGCGCGCCTCGGTCCTGAAGCGCCAGGGCGACATGGCCATGGAAACGCTGCCCGTCCCGCAGCTCGAGCCGGACCAGGTCCTGGTCCAGGTGGCCGCCGTCGGCGTCTGCGGCAGCGACGTCCACTACTACGAACACGGGCGGATCGGCGACTACGTCGTGGACCACCCGCTGATCCTTGGCCACGAACTCTCCGGCCGGATCGCCGCCGTCGGAACCGCGGTGGACCCTGACCGCATCGGCAAGCGCGTCGCCGTCGAACCCCAGCGCCCCTGCCGCACCTGCAAACAGTGCAAGGCCGGACGCTACAACCTGTGCCCGGACATTGAGTTCTACGCGACCCCTCCGATCGACGGCGCCTTTGCCGAATACGTGACCATCCAAGGCGATTTCGCCTACGACATCCCCGACAGCGTCAGCGACGAGGCCGCCGCCCTCATCGAACCGCTCTCGGTGGGGATATGGGCCTGCGAACGTGCCGAAATCCGCCCCGGAAGCCGCGTCCTCATCGCGGGAGCCGGCCCCATCGGCATCATCGCCGCCCAGGCCGCCCGCGCCTTCGGCGCTACCGAAATCCACATCACTGACATCGCAGAGGACCGCCTGGCCTTCGCCCTGGAACACGGCGCCACGCACGCGCTCAACGCCAGGACAGACAGTGTGGAAGGGCTCGACGTCGATGTGTTCATTGATGCTTCCGGCGCACCTCAGGCTGTCCGCTCCGGCATCAAAGCCGTGGGACCGGCCGGCAGGGTCATCCTCGTCGGGCTCGGGGCGGACGACGTCGAACTCCCCGTCTCGTATATCCAGAACCGGGAGATCTGGCTCTCCGGGGTCTTCCGCTACACCAACACCTGGCCCTTGGCGATCCAACTCATCGCTGACGGAAAAGTCGACCTCGACGTCCTGGTCACCGGCAAGTTCACCCTCGCCGAATCCGAGGAAGCACTCAAAGCCGGCAAACAGCCGGGCCAGCTCAAAGCCGTCGTCTACCCCGGCCGCTAAGCGGATCACTGCACCGCCGCAGCCCGGCAGCAACCACGTTCAGCCACCACCTGCAAGGAAGCAGCCATGTCACCACACGAGAACGGTCCCGAGCCAGACATCTCTGACGACGTAGCCCTGATCACGGTCATCGGTGAGTCACTCGTTGACATCATCGATGACCAGCGCCGGGGAAACGGCGCCCCCGAGATGCACCCGGGCGGCAGCCCCCTCAACGTTGCCGTCGGCTGCGCCCGTCTGGACCTCCGCACTAAACTCGTCACGCACTTCGCCGAGGACGATTACGGGCGCATGATCGCTGACCATCTGGACAGCAACGGTGTCGAGAGCATCGTCGGCGGCTCCGAACCGACCTCAACCGCCCTGGCGTCGCTGGATGCTGCCGGAGCAGCGCAATATACGTTCTCCATCAGCTGGGACCTCAACGGTGCGTCCATACCTGCCCTGGCAGCCGCGGAGAGTTCGCTCCATGTCCACACTGGGTCCATTGCGACAGCACTGCCCCCTGGCAACAAGTCGGTACGGGGCCTAATCGAAGCAGCACGCCCGCACGCCACAGTCAGCTTTGACCCCAACTGCCGGCCGGCCATCAGCCCGGACGTGGCCGCGGCACGGGAACAAGCCGAAGACTTTGTGGCCGCCAGTGACATCGTCAAAGCCAGTGACGAGGACCTGCTGTGGCTTTATCCAGACAGGACGCTGGAGGAATCGATGGCGGCCTGGCTGGAGCTCGGACCGTCGCTGGTGGCACTGACCCGCGGCGCCCATGGCCCCGTAATCCTGACAAGGTGGGGACGCGTGGAAATGCCGGGGGAGTCCATCACGGTGGCAGACACCGTCGGGGCGGGGGACTCCTTCATGGCCGGCCTGATCTCCGGGCTCGCCCAGATGGACATGCTCGGGGCCGCCGCCCGGCCACACCTGCGTGACCTGTCCATGGGTGAACTGCACGCCTTGGCCGCGTATGCGAACCGGGCCGCTGCCATCACCTGCTCACGGCCCGGGGCCAACCCGCCCACGTCAGCCGAGCTGGGTTCCCTGACAGGCTCCTTTTCCGCCCAGAAGGCGTGACCATGCAAACACTCAGTAACAGTCCCCTCCCCGGGATGCCTGCACCGGTGGCCACACCCTCCTACGACCGGGCGAAATTGGTTTCGGGCATCGTCCACTTCGGCGTCGGCGGATTCCATCGCGCCCATCAGGCCATGTACCTGGACCGGCTCATGAATGCCGGGCAGGCGCACGACTGGGCCATCCGCATCGTCTCGCTCACGGTGACCGAAGGTGGCTACAACTTCCACCACGTCACCGGCGACTTCGACGCCGATAACCCCGACGTGATCCACGGCCTCCAGCCCGGCGCCGCGCCCAAGACGACCTTTGGGCTAATCACCGAGGCGCTCGCCAGGCGGCGGGCACGCGGGCTCACTCCGTTCACCGTGATGTCCTGCGACAACATCCAGGCCAACGGCGACGTCGCCCGCAAGATGTTCACGGCGTTTGCAAACCTTAAAGACCCGGGATTAGGCGCCTGGGTCGCCGAAAGCGTCCCCTTTCCCAACAGCATGGTGGACCGGATCACACCGGTCACCACCGACGGTGACCGGGCCGCTCTTGCCGAGGAATTCGGCGTCGAGGACGCTTGGCCGGTGGTGTGCGAACCGTTCGAACAGTGGGTCCTCGAAGACAACTTCAGCCTCGGCCGCCCTCCGTTCCAGGACGCGGGTGTCCAGCTCGTGGACGACGTCGAACCCTACGAACTGATGAAGCTGCGTTTGCTCAACGCCAGCCATCAGGGCATGTGCTATTTCGGCTACCTCGCCGGCTACCGTTACGCGCACGAAGTCGCCCAGGACCCGCTGTTCGCCCGGTTCCTGCTCGACTACATGGACAAGGAAGCCACACCCACGCTCCAACCCGTGCCCGGCATCGACCTCGGATCTTACAAGCAAACCCTGATTGAGCGGTTCTCCAACCAACACGTCAAGGACACTCTCGCCCGGCTGTGTGCGGAGAGCTCCGACCGGATCCCCAAATGGCTGTTGCCGGTGATCCGCATCAACCTGGACAACGGCGGACAGATCCACCGCTCCGCGGCAATTGTCGCCAGCTGGGCCCGCTACGATGAAGGCAGCGACGAACAAGGGAACTCCATTGACGTCGTCGACCGGCTCAAAGAACCCCTGATGACCTCCGCCGCGCGCCAGCGTGAGGACCCGCTGGCCTTCGTCTCCAACCGTGAGGTCTTCGGCGACCTGATCGATAACCGACGCTTTGTGGACGCATACACGCGGGTTCTCGGTGACCTCCATTCCGATGGGGCCGCGGCAGCCCTGCAATCCCTCACGGCCCGCTCCTAGAAGACCGAATGTCCAGACCGAAAATGCCTGTCACCGCCGGCTCGCCCCGTACAGGGCGATCACGTCCCACCATGCGCCACGTCGCCGCATTGGCCGGCGTGGGAACCAAGACGGTCTCCCGTGTTGTGAACGGCGAACCGAACGTCTCCGAGGCGACCATTGAACGCGTCCGTCACGCGATAGAGCGGTTGCATTACCAACCGAATCTGGATGCCGCGAACCTCAAGCGGGCAAACGGCAGGACACTGACGCTCGGGTTTCTGGTTGGGAACCTGGCCGATCCGTTCTCCGCTGCGGTCCTGCGAGCAATTGAGGAGAAGGCATGGGAACGGAAGACTGCCGTAATTTCCGCCAGCCATGATTACGACCCCGACAGGGAGTTACGAATCATAGAGAACTTCCTGGGCCGACGTGTCGACGGGATCATCCTGGGATCAGCCAGCGGAAGGCACTCATTCCGCGCCCTGGAAGCGGCCGAGGGCACGGCGCTCGTCTTCTTGGGCGCACCACCCATCGGAGTGCCTGCAGATACGGTGACCACTGACAACGCCGCCGGCGCTGCGCAGGCCGCTGACCATCTCCTCGGATTCGGCCACGGCCGGACCGCGTGCTGCGGCGCCGTCGCCGAAAGCCCGAGTCCTGCCGCTGAAGAACGATACCGCGGATTCATGGAGAAACTCGGCCAAGCGGGCATCACAGCTTGCGACATAACCGTTCTCCAGAACCTGATCTCCCAAGACATGGAAGGAATCGGGCGAATCGCGGCAGAAAGACTGTTTGCGCGGATCGACGGTTCCTCCGAGGAACCCGCGACGCACCTCATCCCCGGCAACGCTGAAAGAGCGCGGCAGTCCCGGGAACGCTGAAAGAGCGCGGCATCCCCGGCAACGCTGAAAGAGCGCGGCAGTGGGGAAATCCGTTCGCGGTCTGAAAGCAGGCGACCATACGTTTCGGCGGGCATAAGCTAATACCAGAAGGTCGCATCCAGCACCGGAGCTAAACGTGGACACTGAAACCGCCGACGTAGTCGGTCATGACGTCACCACCATCACCTGTGTGTGCGGCAATACGGTCAGCCAGGCCGGATTGATACAAGCCAACTCACAAGGCGTCCCCGTTTACGCCGGAGGAAACACCTCCGTTCCCGCGGAGCTGGCGGAATGGCCTGCGGATGAGGATCTCTATACCCTCTGTCCCTCATGCGGCCGCGTGTACCGTGACTCCATAGTCGAAGAGACAGGGACCGCACCGGTTGCTTTTCGGGTGGACGTCACCGCCGCCCCAATCGCAGAGGCGATCCGAGCCCACTGGAATCTCAGCACGTAGGCCATGCGGGAGCGCTTGGCGTCAGGCGTCCTCATAGGCGAGGTTGCCGGAGAGTGCGCGGTAGGCGCCGGCCTGGTTTCTGGCGGCAGTGTCTGTCAGACACCACCCCTAACCTTCAGGGCTGTTTTGCCGGCTATGAGAACCGCTGATGGCAAATAGTCGATATTCCGACGGCCGCCGACATACGGTGGGCTAAGCCGACAAATGTGAATACTCTCAAGGCGCCGGGGTACGGGAAGACTGAAGAACACCCCGGAGGTGCCACGCAGGAACCACCGATAAAGGAGCAATCTGTGCGGGAAGCAAGCTTCAACAAGAGCGTTTCAGTAGCCGACGATTTGGCCGGCGAGCCTGACGGGCTGGATTCGGCCTCGGCTGATCCGGCGGCCGCGGAATTGACAGGCTCAGCCTCCGCAGGCGAATTGCCCTCGGCTGACTCAGCGGCCGAAGCGCCGGAAGCAATGGAAGCGCCGGAAGCAATGGAAGCGCCGGAAGCAACGGAAGCCGCTGACATCACCTATGACGAGCAGTTCTATCCGGCCCGTCCCAAGGCGCTGAGGCCGATCGCCCGCCGCCGTCAGTTCTTTGCCGACCGGCCGTCCCTGGAGTTTGACGGGCGCAACGCCGCTTATGTCGAGTGGCTGCGGAACCAGGCGATGCTGGGGGACGCGAACGTGATGGCGCGGCAGCTCTCCGGACAGGCCAGCATGTGGCAGAACTCGTATGCCCATCCGAACCCGCGGGCCGCCGTGGAGCGCGCACCCGTTTGGTTCACCGCCTACCCCCTGTCTTTCATCACCCGCCCGGGCCAGTCCTTCCTCTCCGCCCTGGGTGATCCTGAACTGTGGGACGCCTTCCGGGAGATCGGGATCAGGGGCCTGCACACCGGTCCCGTCAAGCTCGCCGGCGGCATCCGGGGCTGGTCCCAGACGCCCAGCGTGGACGGGCACTTCGACCGCATCAGCATGGCGATCGACCCGGTGTTCGGCACCGAGGACGAATTCCGCAAGATGTGTGAGGTCGCGGCCGCCCATGACGGCACAGTGATCGATGACATCGTTCCCGGCCACACAGGCAAGGGGGCTGACTTCCGCCTGGCCGAGATGAACTTCCGGGACTACCCCGGCATCTATCACATGATCGACATTCCGGAAGAGGACTGGCACCTGCTGCCGGACGTTCCCGAAGGCGAAGATTCAGTGAACATCAGCCCCGACGCCGAGCAGGCACTGCAAAAGGCCGGGTACATCATTGGGCGCCTACAGCGGGTGATCTTCTATGAACCCGGGGTCAAGGAGACCAACTGGAGTGCCACGCGGCCCATCGTGGACACGGCCGGGAAAACGCGGCGCTGGGTCTATCTGCACTACTTCAAGGCCGGCCAGCCGTCCATCAACTGGCTGGACCCCACCTTTGCGGGAATGCGCCTGGTGGTCGGGGACGCACTGCACTCACTGCTCGACCTGGGCACGGGCGCCCTGCGGCTGGACGCGAACGGGTTCCTGGGCGTGGAGAAAAGCGCCGAGGAGCAGCCGGGCTGGTCGGAAGGGCACCCGCTGTCCGAGGCGGCGAACCAGCTGATCGGGTCCATGATCCGCAAGGTTGGCGGGTTCTCCTTCCAGGAACTCAATCTGACGATCGACGACATCAAGGCAACTTCGGAGGCGGGCCCGGATCTTTCCTACGACTTCGTCACCAGGCCGGCCTATCATTACGCGCTGGTGACTGCCGATACGGAATTCCTGCGCCTGACCCTGCGGCTCGCCATGGAAATCGGTGTCGACCAGGCATCACTGGTCCATGCCCTGCAGAACCACGACGAACTGACCTATGAGCTGGTCCATTTCGCCGCCGGCCACAAGGACGACGTGTTCGAACTCAACGGCCAGGAGCTCACCGGGGCCGAACTCGCCGAGCATGTTCAGCAAACCCTGCGGGAACGGCTGACGGGCCCGGACACCCCGTACAACGCCCTGTTCACCACCAACGGCATCGCCTGCACCACGGCCAGCTTCATCATGGCCGCCCTGGGCATCCAGGACCCGGAGAACCTCACCGACGAACAGCAGGCCCAGGTCCTGGACGTCCACATCCTGCTGTCCATGTACAACGCCCTGCAGCCCGGTGTCTTTGCGCTGTCCGGCTGGGACCTCACGGGCGTCGCCGCCCTTGACCGCCAGAAGGTGCGGGAGCTTACCGCGCAAGGAGACACCCGGTGGATCAACCGCGGCGCACACGACATCATGGGCACCAGCCCCGAAGCGGAGGCCTCCTCCGCCGGCATGCCGCGTGCCCGCAGCCTCTACGGCCCGTTGCCCGAACAGCTCGAGGACCCGGCTTCGTTCGCCCGGCGCCTGCAGAAGATCCTTGCCGTGCGGGAACAGAGCGGAATTGCCACCAGCACCCTGCTGGACGTGCCGGAAGTTTCCCACCGCGGGCTGCTCGTCATGGTCAACCGGCTGGGCACCGGAGACCTGCAGGCCACGGTGCTCAATTTCTCCGGCCAGGACATCGCGGGCAGCATCCAGTCGGCCCATCTGGTCCCCGGCAGCAGCGTCCATGACCTCTTCAGCGGCGAGGCCGTTGGGCAAGTCGATGACCTGCATAGCTTCTTCCTCGAACTGGGTGCCTACCAGGGCACGGCACTGGTCCTGAAGGAGGGCGAGAA from Arthrobacter globiformis harbors:
- a CDS encoding mannitol dehydrogenase family protein; translated protein: MQTLSNSPLPGMPAPVATPSYDRAKLVSGIVHFGVGGFHRAHQAMYLDRLMNAGQAHDWAIRIVSLTVTEGGYNFHHVTGDFDADNPDVIHGLQPGAAPKTTFGLITEALARRRARGLTPFTVMSCDNIQANGDVARKMFTAFANLKDPGLGAWVAESVPFPNSMVDRITPVTTDGDRAALAEEFGVEDAWPVVCEPFEQWVLEDNFSLGRPPFQDAGVQLVDDVEPYELMKLRLLNASHQGMCYFGYLAGYRYAHEVAQDPLFARFLLDYMDKEATPTLQPVPGIDLGSYKQTLIERFSNQHVKDTLARLCAESSDRIPKWLLPVIRINLDNGGQIHRSAAIVASWARYDEGSDEQGNSIDVVDRLKEPLMTSAARQREDPLAFVSNREVFGDLIDNRRFVDAYTRVLGDLHSDGAAAALQSLTARS
- a CDS encoding LacI family DNA-binding transcriptional regulator; the encoded protein is MSRPKMPVTAGSPRTGRSRPTMRHVAALAGVGTKTVSRVVNGEPNVSEATIERVRHAIERLHYQPNLDAANLKRANGRTLTLGFLVGNLADPFSAAVLRAIEEKAWERKTAVISASHDYDPDRELRIIENFLGRRVDGIILGSASGRHSFRALEAAEGTALVFLGAPPIGVPADTVTTDNAAGAAQAADHLLGFGHGRTACCGAVAESPSPAAEERYRGFMEKLGQAGITACDITVLQNLISQDMEGIGRIAAERLFARIDGSSEEPATHLIPGNAERARQSRER
- a CDS encoding carbohydrate kinase family protein, which encodes MSPHENGPEPDISDDVALITVIGESLVDIIDDQRRGNGAPEMHPGGSPLNVAVGCARLDLRTKLVTHFAEDDYGRMIADHLDSNGVESIVGGSEPTSTALASLDAAGAAQYTFSISWDLNGASIPALAAAESSLHVHTGSIATALPPGNKSVRGLIEAARPHATVSFDPNCRPAISPDVAAAREQAEDFVAASDIVKASDEDLLWLYPDRTLEESMAAWLELGPSLVALTRGAHGPVILTRWGRVEMPGESITVADTVGAGDSFMAGLISGLAQMDMLGAAARPHLRDLSMGELHALAAYANRAAAITCSRPGANPPTSAELGSLTGSFSAQKA
- the treS gene encoding maltose alpha-D-glucosyltransferase; translation: MEAPEAMEAPEATEAADITYDEQFYPARPKALRPIARRRQFFADRPSLEFDGRNAAYVEWLRNQAMLGDANVMARQLSGQASMWQNSYAHPNPRAAVERAPVWFTAYPLSFITRPGQSFLSALGDPELWDAFREIGIRGLHTGPVKLAGGIRGWSQTPSVDGHFDRISMAIDPVFGTEDEFRKMCEVAAAHDGTVIDDIVPGHTGKGADFRLAEMNFRDYPGIYHMIDIPEEDWHLLPDVPEGEDSVNISPDAEQALQKAGYIIGRLQRVIFYEPGVKETNWSATRPIVDTAGKTRRWVYLHYFKAGQPSINWLDPTFAGMRLVVGDALHSLLDLGTGALRLDANGFLGVEKSAEEQPGWSEGHPLSEAANQLIGSMIRKVGGFSFQELNLTIDDIKATSEAGPDLSYDFVTRPAYHYALVTADTEFLRLTLRLAMEIGVDQASLVHALQNHDELTYELVHFAAGHKDDVFELNGQELTGAELAEHVQQTLRERLTGPDTPYNALFTTNGIACTTASFIMAALGIQDPENLTDEQQAQVLDVHILLSMYNALQPGVFALSGWDLTGVAALDRQKVRELTAQGDTRWINRGAHDIMGTSPEAEASSAGMPRARSLYGPLPEQLEDPASFARRLQKILAVREQSGIATSTLLDVPEVSHRGLLVMVNRLGTGDLQATVLNFSGQDIAGSIQSAHLVPGSSVHDLFSGEAVGQVDDLHSFFLELGAYQGTALVLKEGEKDDDGDAG